In Shewanella psychrotolerans, the genomic stretch CCGATATTGCTGTTAGTCGTTGGCATTATGTTATTGGCAGTGCCAATCGTTGGTACCACGGTTAACGGTGCGACTCGTTGGTTATCGGTTGGGCCTATTCGGATCCAGGTGGCTGAGTTAGCTAAGTTTGCTTTTGCCATTTATATGGCGGGTTATCTGGTTAGGCGGCATCAAGAGGTGCGAGAGAACGCTAAAGGCTTCTATAAACCCATCGCTGTATTTGCGGTTTATGCCTTTTTGATCTTACTGCAACCAGATTTGGGTACAGTCGTGGTTTTATTCGTCGGCACAGTTGGTTTGCTGTTTTTGGCTGGGGCGAGACTACTCGACTTTTTTGCGTTGATCTTAACAGGAGCGATGGCATTTGTGGGGTTGGTTCTACTAGAGCCATACCGGATGCGACGAGTCACTTCGTTTATGGACCCCTGGCAAGATCCATTTGGCAGCGGCTATCAGTTGACGCAATCTTTGATGGCTTATGGGCGAGGCGATTGGTTAGGCCAAGGTTTGGGGAACAGTATTCAGAAGTTGGAATATTTGCCCGAAGCACATACGGATTTTATCTTCGCCGTGATCGGAGAAGAGCTTGGGTTCATCGGCATTATTGTGGTGTTGTCAGTTTTATTGTTTGTGGCACTAAGAGCAATAAAACTAGGCAATTTGTGTTTGCTTAGAGATAGCGCGTTTGAAGGTTATTTAGCTTATTCAATTGGCATCTGGATCTGCTTTCAAACTGTGGTGAATGTTGGCGCTAGTATAGGGATGTTACCCACTAAAGGGCTAACGTTACCGTTTATTAGTTATGGCGGCAGTA encodes the following:
- the ftsW gene encoding cell division protein FtsW: MRNDERQLNLFGGSLAWSLPSLFSQREAPGMQLYDRSLLFAVMSLIGFGFIMVMSASMPEAQSLTGNPYHFVWRHVAYIVGCIVIAAVVLQIEMYRWQQLSPILLLVVGIMLLAVPIVGTTVNGATRWLSVGPIRIQVAELAKFAFAIYMAGYLVRRHQEVRENAKGFYKPIAVFAVYAFLILLQPDLGTVVVLFVGTVGLLFLAGARLLDFFALILTGAMAFVGLVLLEPYRMRRVTSFMDPWQDPFGSGYQLTQSLMAYGRGDWLGQGLGNSIQKLEYLPEAHTDFIFAVIGEELGFIGIIVVLSVLLFVALRAIKLGNLCLLRDSAFEGYLAYSIGIWICFQTVVNVGASIGMLPTKGLTLPFISYGGSSLWVMTAAAMILIRIDHERRLSLIQAVQGRVK